In the Drosophila teissieri strain GT53w chromosome 3R, Prin_Dtei_1.1, whole genome shotgun sequence genome, ATACTGCCCAGATAAAATTTCTCGGGCTCTGTgatttctataaataaatgattaaaacGTTCTTCAAAATCGTAATAATTTTGGGCGGCTTCTGGACGGGACTGTTGAAAATCGCTGTGGAAAGACGGAAACCGCCACAACCGCTTTACTGCGTTCCTTTTTGTCGAgaaacgggtatctgataatCGAGACACTCTCTCATGTATGTATCTTCGCCAGGGAATGGTTTTCTTTGATCCATTCAATTTCGAATCTGTCTGCATAAATTGCTAAAGTTTATTGATTATTTAAGGACTAATTATAACAAAACGAGTGTATCACAAGCTTAAATTTACCATAATTACAGTTGACTACAGTATTAAACGGGGAAAAGCTCGCTGTAGGTGAAGTTCTCCAGGATTTTGGTCGTGATGACCAGAAATTTTGCCTCCAGCGCGCGGGCAATCGGTGCAATCAAGTCGTTGGTGAAGAGCTCGAAGTTTTGGTTGATCGTGTCATTGATGACATCGCCCAGAACTTTATCTCCATTGAAGAGGTTCTCCAGCTTCAGGTTTCCCTTGCCAGTGCGGATTTTTAGGGCGAATTCCTTGACATGCAGGTATTCCAGATCATTAACGCTCTTAATGTCGTATTGGACACGCACATAAGCCACAAAGTTGGTGAAGTTTCCAGTGAATGGTCCATTGCCCTTAATCGGCAGTGCCAGAATGTTGCCGTTGATCTCATAGAGACCATCTCCATGGAGATGAGGGAGAATCAACTCGAAATCAAAGCGGCGGTTTTGGGTTGAAGCCCGCAGCTTGGTTATTTCAAAGTTGGAGGCGCCCAGGATGTTCAGCTTTTTGGCCTTCACCGTGAGTCCGGCGGAGCCATCTAGAATGCTAAGATCTCCAATGTAGAGGGGTTCTAGCGGCGGTACGTTCAATTCCTTAATGCCCTTGGCCAGATAAGGCCGCAAGTTGTGAACACTGCTCTTCAGGCACTTTGACAGTTCGGGTTCATTGCGATGGCAGACCTGGATGTAGTCGGCTAGGGAACAAGTTTGATAAGTACTGGAAGTACTGGAGGTACAAGTAAATTGCCTTCTTTACTTACGCATATTACCAGCTGAGATGCATGCTACAAAACAGATCAAGAGGGGGGCTACGAAGAGTTGGAACTGCATTTTGCTCCTTAAGTTTCAATTGATTTctgtaaaaaatgtttatacatGAGATATACATTTCACTGACGTCAAAGTTCGTCAGCAGGTTGTTCAATAGCCACCAGATCCACCCCCAAAAATGATCCACCACCCATATCTATTATCATCTGAAGTGGTTGATTGTAGGCACTACGCAGCTGCGACTTAGTCTAATAAATGGGAGGATC is a window encoding:
- the LOC122619858 gene encoding protein takeout encodes the protein MQFQLFVAPLLICFVACISAGNMPDYIQVCHRNEPELSKCLKSSVHNLRPYLAKGIKELNVPPLEPLYIGDLSILDGSAGLTVKAKKLNILGASNFEITKLRASTQNRRFDFELILPHLHGDGLYEINGNILALPIKGNGPFTGNFTNFVAYVRVQYDIKSVNDLEYLHVKEFALKIRTGKGNLKLENLFNGDKVLGDVINDTINQNFELFTNDLIAPIARALEAKFLVITTKILENFTYSELFPV